A single genomic interval of Schistocerca americana isolate TAMUIC-IGC-003095 chromosome 2, iqSchAmer2.1, whole genome shotgun sequence harbors:
- the LOC124595091 gene encoding uncharacterized protein LOC124595091, whose protein sequence is PTSTHAPATPSAKRLSTCLDVTRPLSVSSIASSSSSSSSSGASSCSGRRLPKCSAYLASIESLDDSEEEQAGRQKASGSQGSGDSGVCSPPPPRAAHVSSPWPPPHSQRPRYCDPHISYMDRVVMEIIDTEAVYVRDLQQIIEGYLEKWRSSPDCPLTEKQLEDLFNNIEEIYMFNRGFLEELEQCGLDPVKVARCFVRKNAGFSIYTQYCTNYPRTVSLLTELMRQEDIVRLFRERQASLQHTLPLGSYLLKPVQRILKYHLLLQNIVKHYVYEAEGYSDIVDALSTMTGIAHHINNMKRRHEHAVRVQEIQSLLYGWEGEDLTTFGELCAEGAFRMYGAKAMRHAFLFDKMLLITKKKEEGILGYKTHIMCSNLMLIESVPGEPFSFHVIPFDNPRLQYTLQARNLEQKREWTMQLKRVILENYNAVIPSHARQLVMELGQNRTDDEIMADKSAPKRQHSAPEYLEKRKQENRRKSETGLRYRLRRSRKSDTGLSSEEQTDQHRGRRASSSSRDRSQSREGLRSVSPAKIKERFGSWRRKSEPGCYSSGSQASSSKTDTPTKLTVPQNTNISIESTEDIGASREAVNEDTSKSLEVVEQTSLDISAESESCDRKLENVVTDTDVPFDDKDVVTNEEEAKTLEEIVGQLLMQNHEFQKILKKQQRHVSLRHRYMSSNGTTNPKDETTDTENEDDGIYETLTITSTAASSKPTSGQSYRAHRHAHMRALRNEQKNISSSISSRSKRQSMHLLQLEAKDSLGSDADYVTLKYERDTSCALRESAGQHTTFQAKHAVTERTIPNSSSERSPYHTFSVNNLRVETDKTDSHKCKLTQSSSYSAETKEKGNSSGNYDNLQQIWESVKRQQEEIRRLAESEDTNRETSTPNLRRTQSFTCQESLGAERDDLPIEPSFLPANSEMSIDTLNIPTLPAVWLKLQGDHLATPNKKSGSLPRSFQLNHDSPNQAGNLSSSTMQKFGRTEKDIGKGNYRTRLFGRDGRSCHPDRPFTIASDKAAEIDFDDIDRYMVRSGSHSGRHRFPVGGDTTEEDSTTEYTATPDASLDNLNVHPEYKIYRPSVSKASLGRVLGRLSGRSSSEALELEVEHEREQLLQCERHASRLVYALARQYSKTLKQRIRTIMGEDAEDCVATPATPGNRSPSPAPVSRSSNPPILQAIYKQGSSSLGARIAHCSEYANPRQLYPNIHQSKPASSNGNEGRPDSVLSVSSNFTSSSDGDKTSGFGGSVDTAITSPRIDSEAVRLGEMPCVNMKRESDMSSEKSDELHLSDGSGDSYYERSFEAIESFLENEVFRDSAVFSDHEELCDNAAASSTNNVLTPAPTPVQKPVKIPPPVPAKPVRLTRKKAAVQDCRNSNTTHSSTTKSADSPQGTDAIHKSIQERRKELELWRSGGTGPEDECDTSSQHSTASTVIEVSPVRSVDDVEEAPTPKGWVKHIVGKLQGQEESH, encoded by the exons GGTTACCTGGAAAAATGGCGGTCCAGCCCAGACTGTCCTCTGACTGAGAAACAGCTCGAAGACTTGTTCAACAACATTGAGGAAATATACATGTTCAACAG AGGGTTTCTTGAGGAACTAGAGCAGTGTGGATTGGATCCTGTGAAGGTGGCGCGCTGCTTTGTACGGAAAAATGCAGGTTTTTCCATCTACACTCAATACTGCACGAATTATCCAAG AACTGTATCACTTCTGACTGAACTCATGCGCCAGGAGGACATAGTGAGGTTATTTAGAGAGAGACAGGCATCTCTACAGCACACCTTGCCACTAGGTTCCTATCTGCTGAAGCCTGTGCAAAGGATATTGAAGTACCACCTTCTGCTTCAG AATATAGTGAAGCATTATGTTTATGAAGCAGAAGGTTACAGCGATATTGTAGATGCCCTCTCAACAATGACAGGCATCGCTCATCATATCAATAATATGAAGAGACGTCATGAACATGCAGTACGAGTGCAAGAGATTCAGAGTTTACTGTACGGCTGGGAG GGTGAAGATCTTACAACATTTGGTGAGCTCTGTGCTGAAGGTGCATTTAGGATGTATGGTGCAAAAGCAATGAGACATGCATTTTTGTTTGATAAAATGTTACTCATCACCAAGAAGAAAGAAGAGGGTATTCTTGGATATAAAACACACATAATG TGTTCCAATCTCATGTTGATAGAGAGTGTTCCTGGTGAACCATTTAGCTTTCATGTGATACCTTTCGACAATCCAAGACTGCAGTATACTCTACAG GCCCGCAATCTGGAGCAGAAAAGAGAATGGACAATGCAGCTCAAACGTGTAATCTTAGAAAATTATAATGCTGTCATTCCATCACATGCCAGGCAGCTTGTAATGGAACTAGGTCAGAACAGAACAGATG ATGAGATTATGGCAGATAAGAGTGCCCCAAAGAGACAGCATTCAGCCCCAGAATACCTAGAAAAGAGGAAGCAAGAAAATCGCCGTAAGTCAGAAACTGGATTGAGGTATCGGCTGCGCAGGAGTAGAAaatctgacactggcctctcatcAGAG GAACAAACTGATCAGCACCGAGGCCGTAGAGCATCAAGTAGCAGTCGTGATCGCAGTCAGAGTCGAGAAGGTCTACGTTCTGTCTCCCCTGCCAAAATTAAG GAACGGTTCGGCAGTTGGAGGCGTAAGTCGGAACCTGGATGCTATTCTTCAGGCAGTCAAGCCTCCTCATCAAAGACAGATACACCAACAAAGCTCACAGTACCACAGAATACCAACATATCTATAGAGTCAACTGAAGACATTGGTGCTAGTAGGGAGGCTGTTAATGAAGATACATCAAAATCTCTTGAAGTTGTTGAGCAGACGTCACTTGATATAAGTGCTGAGAGTGAAAGCTGTGATAGGAAACTTGAGAATGTAGTAACGGATACTGATGTGCCATTTGATGATAAAGATGTAGTTACCAATGAAGAAGAAGCAAAAACCCTAGAGGAAATAGTGGGACAGTTACTAAtgcaaaatcatgaatttcaaaaaatcttgaaaaaacaACAGAGGCATGTGAGTCTTCGACACCGTTACATGAGCTCTAATGGAACAACAAACCCAAAAGATGAGACAACAGATACAGAAAATGAAGATGATGGTATATACGAGACATTAACtatcacttcaacagctgccagcTCAAAGCCGACATCAGGACAGAGCTACAGAGCACATAGGCATGCTCACATGCGAGCTCTacgtaatgaacaaaaaaatatatcTTCATCAATAAGCAGCCGATCAAAACGTCAGAGCATGCATCTGCTTCAACTTGAAGCCAAAGATTCTCTTGGTTCTGATGCTGATTACGTTACTTTGAAATATGAAAGGGATACAAGCTGTGCTTTACGAGAGAGTGCGGGACAGCACACTACATTTCAGGCAAAACATGCAGTGACAGAAAGGACCATACCTAATAGTAGTAGTGAGAGGAGTCCATATCATACTTTCAGTGTTAATAACCTCAGGGTGGAAACTGATAAAACTGACAGTCATAAGTGCAAGCTCACACAAAGTTCTAGTTACTCTGCTGAAACTAAGGAGAAAGGAAACAGTTCTGGAAATTATGATAATCTACAACAGATATGGGAGAGTGTTAAAAGACAGCAAGAAGAAATTCGAAGACTGGCAGAAAGTGAAGACACCAACAGAGAAACGAGTACACCAAATTTGCGTCGTACACAGTCATTTACATGCCAGGAGTCTCTTGGTGCAGAAAGGGATGACCTGCCAATAGAACCTTCATTTCTTCCAGCAAACTCAGAAATGTCAATTGATACTCTTAATATCCCAACACTTCCAGCAGTGTGGTTGAAACTACAAGGAGACCACCTAGCTACGCCAAATAAGAAATCGGGGTCACTGCCTCGCAGTTTCCAACTGAATCATGACAGCCCTAACCAGGCTGGAAATTTAAGTTCCTCAACCATGCAGAAATTTGGAAGGACTGAAAAAGACATTGGCAAGGGCAATTACAGAACTAGGCTGTTTGGTCGTGATGGTCGCAGCTGTCATCCAGACAGGCCCTTCACCATAGCATCAGACAAAGCTGCTGAAATAGACTTCGATGACATTGACAG GTACATGGTCCGAAGTGGTTCTCATAGTGGCCGCCACAGATTTCCTGTAGGTGGTGACACAACAGAAGAAGATAGCACCACTGAATATACAGCAACTCCTGATGCAAGCCTAGATAACCTGAATGTGCATCCTGAGTACAAGATATACAGACCAAGTGTATCCAAAGCAAGTCTTGGTCGAGTGTTAGGTCGGCTGTCTGGAAGGAGCAGTTCGGAAGCTCTTGAACTTGAG GTTGAGCATGAGCGAGAGCAGCTTCTCCAGTGTGAAAGGCATGCAAGTCGACTCGTCTATGCTCTTGCCAGACAGTACAGCAAGACACTCAAGCAACGAATTCGTACTATTATGGGAGAAGATGCAGAAGACTGTGTGGCAACACCAGCTACTCCTGGAAATCGCTCTCCATCACCTGCACCAGTATCCAGGTCATCCAACCCACCCATTCTGCAAGCTATTTACAAACAGGGAAGCTCCAGCCTTGGTGCACGAATTGCACATTGCTCAGAATATGCAAATCCACGCCAACTTTATCCAAATATTCATCAGTCTAAGCCTGCTTCCTCAAATGGAAATGAGGGAAGGCCTGATTCTGTGTTGTCCGTTTCATCCAACTTCACGTCATCCAGTGATGGTGACAAAACTTCTGGCTTTGGAGGAAGTGTTGACACAGCTATCACTTCTCCTAGAATAGATTCAGAAGCTGTGAGGCTTGGAGAAATGCCATGTGTAAATATGAAGAGGGAATCTGATATGAGTTCAGAAAAGTCTGATGAGTTGCATCTGAGTGATGGCTCAGGTGACAGCTACTATGAACGTTCTTTTGAGGCAATTGAGTCATTTTTGGAGAATGAGGTGTTCAGAGACTCTGCTGTATTTAGTGATCATGAAGAACTCTGTGATAATGCAGCTGCATCTTCTACAAATAATGTACTTACTCCAGCCCCTACTCCAGTTCAAAAACCTGTGAAAATACCTCCTCCAGTTCCAGCAAAACCTGTCCGTCTCACACGCAAGAAAGCTGCTGTTCAGGATTGTAGAAATTCTAACACCACTCATTCTTCAACAACTAAATCTGCTGACAGTCCACAGGGAACAGACGCAATTCACAAATCAATTCAGGAACGCAGAAAAGAATTGGAACTTTGGCGTTCTGGTGGTACAGGGCCAGAAGACGAATGTGACACGAGCTCTCAACATTCAACTGCCTCAACTGTTATTGAAGTTAGTCCTGTGAGAAGTGTGGATGATGTGGAAGAAGCTCCTACACCCAAAGGATGGGTGAAACACATTGTTGGAAAACTTCAAGGTCAAGAAGAGTCACACTAA